In Candidatus Polarisedimenticolaceae bacterium, the genomic stretch CTTGAAGGGGAGGAAGAGGCCGGCGCCCCCCGGACGCGCCGGGAGATCGAGGAGACGGTAGACCTGGAGCATGAGCACGCGGCCGTCGCGCTCGAACCGCACGCGGCCCCACCGCTCGCACGGCCGCGCCTCGCCGGTCGTCGTGACGATCGTCATCCGCTCGGGGTGTTCGTACGGCTCGAGCATCCCGCCGTAGCGCCACGACGGATCGAGCGGGTAGTACGGGAGCCCCTTGAACGCGCTGCGCGCCGCCTTCGGCAGCGGCGAGTCCGCGTCGGTCCGGAACGTCTCGTCCTTGGCGAGGCGATCGGTGGCGATGTCCCTTGCCCACGACGCGGGCGGCGGCACCGGCGTCATGACCGACGGGTCGCTCGCGCCACAGGCCG encodes the following:
- a CDS encoding DUF1684 domain-containing protein; amino-acid sequence: MVVRRFLVAAVLLCAACGASDPSVMTPVPPPASWARDIATDRLAKDETFRTDADSPLPKAARSAFKGLPYYPLDPSWRYGGMLEPYEHPERMTIVTTTGEARPCERWGRVRFERDGRVLMLQVYRLLDLPARPGGAGLFLPFKDVTSGKETYAAGRYVDLEGDEGGPYTLDFNRAYDPSCAYGEPERFQCPRTPDENTLDVAVAAGERGPAHE